The Actinomycetota bacterium sequence CCCCGGAGGCCACCACCACGTCGTATGCACCCGCGATCACGCCCTGCGCGGCGAAGTGCGCCGCCTGCTGGGACGAGCCGCACTGGCGGTCGACGGTGGTCGACGGGATGGTCTCGGGAAGACCGGCCGCGAGCCAGCCGTTGCGTCCGACGTTCAGGGACTGCTCACCGACCTGGGACACGCAGCCGGTGATGTTGTCCTCGATAAGGCCGGGATCGACGCCCGACCGGGCCACGAGCTCCTGGAGCACGGTGGCCAACAGGTCGACGGGATGGGTCCCGGAGAGTGAGCCGTTCCGCTTCCCGATGGGACTGCGGACGGCCTCGACGATCACGGCCTCGCGCATGACGACGCTCCTTCCGCGAAGTGGCCCTCTTTTGCTAACCTACCGAAGAGTAACAAACGACCCCGCCACTGTATGCCCGGCCTCCTGACGGGTCAAACGGCTGGAAGGTCGGCTACGCTGCCATACTTCGACCGACGAGACGACGGCGAGGACGGGGGCGGCATGAGCACGCTTCGGGCATACATCCTGATCCAAACGGAAGCCGGCCCCGCCGGCGACGTCTCTCGCGAGATCGCCAAGATCAAGGGCGTCGCGTCGGCGCAGGACGTGAGCGGCCCCTACGACATCATCGTGGTGGCCGAGGCCCGGAACCTGGACGACCTGGGACGGAACGTCGTGGTGCAGATCCAGAAGAGCCCCGGGATCATCCGAACCCTGACCTGCCCGGTGGTCCACCTGTCCTGAGGCCCGCCCTGGGCGGACACCCGCCAGGCGGACCTGCCTACCGCAGCAGCCGCAGGATGGCGTCGGAGAACCGCTCTACGCCGCGAGCGGTGAGACGGCCCGCAGGGAGCTCGACGACGAAGGCCGTCGTTGCCGGGAGTCGGTGGTTCTGCCAGCCGGCGGCGCTGCCCGGGTATCTGGGAAGCCGGGCCAGCCGCATGTGCGTCAGCCGGGCGTAGCGGCGCTCGATCGCCGGGGTGCCGCCCGACTGGTCGACCAGGTTGTCGCTCTGATGGAACCAGATCGTCACGTGGGGCCTGACCCGAAGAATGAGCGCACGGGCGATCCGGCTCTCCGGCTCCGACAGAGCATGGGGCCCGGAATAGTGAAGGTCTCCGCGGTGGCTGATTCGCCGCCACCGCCACGGGAAGTTCCGGTTCAGGTCCACTCCACGCGCGTTCTGGCGGGTTCCGGCGGCGACCCCGTCCGGGTTGAGGTCCGGAAGCACCCACAGCGTGACGTGCTTGGGCGGCGCGTCGCTCAGGAGATCGCGGGCCACCGCGATCCCGGCAGGCTCGTTGCCGTGGATGCAGCCGACGACCAGCAAGGTGAGGGCGCCCGACTTCGCACCGATCTCCGTTGCCTTGATGGCTCGATGCCTCACCGAATGTCCGAGCAGGAGTGAGGTGCGGAAGGGCGTGGCCGCATGCTGGTGAACCGTTTGGCGGGAGGGCCGGGGTCCCGGGTTCGCGGGGACAGCGGCCCCGGTGGGTGCCTGGTCTCGGTCCAGCGAAGCCGCCGCGACGGTTGCACCGCCGGCAAGCACCAGGATCGCGGCGGCACCGGCCACGGCCCTTCCTCCCCGGGACCGAAGGATCGACATGGGGAGACGTTATCGCTCGCCATCCGATCCGGCCTCGCGGGCGAGCCCCCCTCATCAGTGGTACGCATCCGGCGGAGGGGGCGAGAAGA is a genomic window containing:
- a CDS encoding Lrp/AsnC ligand binding domain-containing protein — encoded protein: MSTLRAYILIQTEAGPAGDVSREIAKIKGVASAQDVSGPYDIIVVAEARNLDDLGRNVVVQIQKSPGIIRTLTCPVVHLS
- a CDS encoding DUF2817 domain-containing protein, producing the protein MSILRSRGGRAVAGAAAILVLAGGATVAAASLDRDQAPTGAAVPANPGPRPSRQTVHQHAATPFRTSLLLGHSVRHRAIKATEIGAKSGALTLLVVGCIHGNEPAGIAVARDLLSDAPPKHVTLWVLPDLNPDGVAAGTRQNARGVDLNRNFPWRWRRISHRGDLHYSGPHALSEPESRIARALILRVRPHVTIWFHQSDNLVDQSGGTPAIERRYARLTHMRLARLPRYPGSAAGWQNHRLPATTAFVVELPAGRLTARGVERFSDAILRLLR